One segment of Solanum stenotomum isolate F172 chromosome 1, ASM1918654v1, whole genome shotgun sequence DNA contains the following:
- the LOC125861711 gene encoding uncharacterized protein LOC125861711, with the protein MNTRGRPARRVGEEDVNEEVPPQVVQNGQGVQCNQVPIGEQENEVPVVPPDMTNEEIRSAFLILARAMAAQATRDMGPRVNANEGTMASKLRDFVRMNPPVFLGSKVGEDPQEFLDEVYKVVSAMGVTSREKAELASYQLKDVAQIWFTQWKANRPVGADPIEWEEFKEAFLGRYFPREMRECKVEEFINLRQGNMSVQEYSLRFTQLSKYAPSLVSNPRDEMSRFVTGVSDLVKEECHTAMLHNDMNISRLIVYAQSIEESKLKRMNRNVKRGRSDEQSQPRFKKRAQDQDFSSAPKVNQDKGGGSQFSKPTCTTCGKRHYGKCLAGTNGCYGCGKNDHKVKDCPTFTARGREAKQASKDGTVPIPPNYGRFYALQASKDKEANPNEGAGSGK; encoded by the coding sequence atgaatacaagaggGAGACCCGCAAGGAGAGTAGGAGAAGAGGATGTGAATGAGGAAGTTCCTCCCCAAGTTGTGCAAAATGGTCAAGGTGTGCAATGCAATCAAGTTCCTATAGGTGAGCAAGAGAATGAGGTTCCGGTGGTTCCCCCGGATATGaccaatgaagagattaggtcgGCTTTCTTAATCTTGGCCCGAGCCATGGCGGCTCAAGCGACTAGAGAtatggggcctagggtgaatgctaatgagggtactatggcttctaagttgagagactttgtgaggatgaatcctccggtgTTTCTAGGTTctaaggtgggagaggatccccaagaatttttggatgaagtgtataaggtagtgagtgctatgggggtgacttcaaGAGAAAAGGCGGAGCTTGCctcctatcaattgaaagatgttgcccaaatttggttcactcaatggaaggcTAATAGGCCGGTGGGAGCGgatcctatagaatgggaggagtttaaggaagctttccttggtaggtactttccccgtgagatgagggagtgtaaggttgaggagtttatcaatcttcggcaaggtaatatgagtgtgcaagagtattccttgaggtttacccaattgtctaagtatgccccatctttggtgtcaaaccctagggatgagatgagtaggtttgtgacCGGCGTATCCGACCTAGTCAAGGAAGAGTGCCATACGGCAATGCTCCATAatgacatgaacatttctaggctcatagtgtatgctcaatccattgaggagtccaaacttaagaggatgAATAGGAATGTGAAGAGGGGTAGATCCGATGAGCAAagtcaacctaggttcaagaagagggcTCAAGATCAAGATTTttcaagtgctcctaaggttaACCAAGATAAAGGTGGTGGATCTCAATTTTCTAAACCTACTTGCACCACTTGTGGCAAGAGGCActatgggaagtgcctagccggtactaatggatgctatggttgtgggaagAATGATCACAAGGTGAAAGATTGTCCTACTTTTACGGCTAGAGGAAGGGAGGCAAAGCAAGCTTCTAAAGATGGAACGGTTCCTATTCCTCCAAATTATGGtcgtttctatgctctccaagctagCAAGGACAAGGAAGCTAATCCGAATGAAGGCGCCG